The following proteins are encoded in a genomic region of Arachis ipaensis cultivar K30076 chromosome B02, Araip1.1, whole genome shotgun sequence:
- the LOC107626549 gene encoding protein MAIN-LIKE 1-like, with translation MEQQLLGYEDEMYRLDHAEHIVGRLDRVAPRILRTRWNLMTRPLEQIRPYLRRAEFEYMAYMVEFEHDWSLASTLIERWRPESHTFRLPCGEMTITLQDVAYQLGLRIDSDPVSGCIEDRQSQTKWTVKLTWFHNTVCGELEQDATEERLMRYTRGYIMQLIGGILFPIASDSRVHIRWLPLLEDLDTCGRLSWGSAVLAWLYRQMCRATKHGQRNLGGCVSLMLS, from the exons ATGGAGCAACAGTTATTGGGATATGAGGATGAGATGTATAGATTGGATCACGCTGAGCACATTGTTGGGAGGCTTGATCGAGTG GCGCCTCGAATCTTGCGCACCAGATGGAATCTGATGACACGGCCGCTGGAGCAGATTAGGCCATATCTGAGACGAGCCGAGTTTGAGTATATGGCCTATATGGTCGAGTTCGAGCACGATTGGTCGCTTGCCTCGACATTGATAGAGAGGTGGAGGCCTGAGTCCCATACCTTTCGTCTACCGTGCGGGGAGATGACTATCACCCTACAGGATGTGGCCTATCAGTTGGGACTCAGGATTGACAGTGATCCTGTGAGTGGATGCATAG AGGACAGACAGTCACAGACGAAGTGGACTGTGAAGCTCACTTGGTTCCATAATACGGTTTGTGGAGAGCTAGAGCAGGACGCCACAGAGGAGCGCCTGATGAGGTACACGAGAGGATACATCATGCAGTTGATAGGGGGTATCCTCTTCCCAATTGCATCTGACTCTCGGGTGCATATCAGGTGGCTTCCCCTGCTGGAGGACCTTGATACGTGTGGCCGGTTGTCGTGGGGTTCGGCTGTGCTGGCATGGCTGTACCGCCAGATGTGCCGGGCCACGAAACATGGTCAACGCAACTTGGGAGGATGCGTCAGCTTGATGCTTTCCTAG